GGAATATTTGGATTTATTTTAGTAGGAAGAACAAGCGGTTTCAAACGATGTAAATCCCCAATTTCTTTAGCAGTTTTTCCATTAAAAGGCAGTTTTCCTGTCAGCAGTTCATACAATATAACTCCGAGAGAATAAAGATCGCTTCTCGTATCCAATTCATAAGAAGCAATGAAATGTTCGGGAGAGGAATATTCAGGAGTTCCGATAAATTGTCCTGTTTTCTTTTCCGAAAATCCGGTTTTGATGAAATCGAAATCGGTGATCTTCACAACTCCATCTGCATCGATCAGAATATTTTCCGGTTTCAAATCGCGGTGAATGATGTTCCTGCTGTGCAGAGCTATCAATCCGTTACAAACCTGGATGATAATTTTAAGGATTTGATCGAGTGAAGTATCATCATTGAATTTCAAAGATGAGATCGCTTTTCCCTCGATATATTCCATCGTCCAACTTACTTCTCTGTCGGAAATCCATTCATACATTTTGCAGCAATTAATATCATCGATCTTTCTGGCAGTTTCAAAGGCACTTCTGAATAAAAAACGCAGATCGTGGAATTCCGGACTGATAACTTTTAAGGCTCCGATCTTTCCTGCTTGATTAGTTACTTTATAGACTTCTCCGAATGAACCTTTGCCGATTAATTCTTTTTTGGTTAATGTTTTCCAGCTCATATTTTCTCCAATTCTTCAATCTTTAGTTTATAATAAATTCCCGGTTTTTTCTTATAAAATTTACGGTAAAGTCTCAATGCTGTTTTTCTATTTTTTTCTG
This portion of the Candidatus Cloacimonadota bacterium genome encodes:
- a CDS encoding serine/threonine protein kinase, with the protein product MSWKTLTKKELIGKGSFGEVYKVTNQAGKIGALKVISPEFHDLRFLFRSAFETARKIDDINCCKMYEWISDREVSWTMEYIEGKAISSLKFNDDTSLDQILKIIIQVCNGLIALHSRNIIHRDLKPENILIDADGVVKITDFDFIKTGFSEKKTGQFIGTPEYSSPEHFIASYELDTRSDLYSLGVILYELLTGKLPFNGKTAKEIGDLHRLKPLVLPTKINPNIPKNVEKIVIDLLEKDANDRYQNAHSVAADLWKELKSKKGIKLKSDVSYLLKPKFVNRTTPLKTLNKLSDELKDKNGNIVLILGESGIGKSKLIQQFYYHLQLHNIGFYQSICKTVESAFNPLRKIFEAIISEKTDSEKLKCFGE